One Alligator mississippiensis isolate rAllMis1 chromosome 16, rAllMis1, whole genome shotgun sequence genomic region harbors:
- the GNA11 gene encoding guanine nucleotide-binding protein subunit alpha-11 isoform X2 produces the protein MALSGTGESGKSTFIKQMRIIHGSGYSEEDKRGFTKLVYQNIFTAMQSMIRAMETLKILYKYEQNKANALLIREVDVEKVTTFEQPYVSAIKTLWNDPGIQECYDRRREYQLSDSAKYYLSDVDRIATPGYLPTQQDVLRVRVPTTGIIEYPFDLENIIFRMVDVGGQRSERRKWIHCFENVTSIMFLVALSEYDQVLVESDNENRMEESKALFRTIITYPWFQNSSVILFLNKKDLLEDKILYSHLVDYFPEFDGPQRDAQAAREFILKMFVDLNPDSDKIIYSHFTCATDTENIRFVFAAVKDTILQLNLKEYNLV, from the exons gcACTGGGGAAAGCGGGAAGAGCACATTCATTAAACAGATGCGGATAATTCATGGCTCAGGCTACTCGGAAGAGGACAAAAGGGGCTTCACCAAGCTGGTGTACCAAAACATCTTCACTGCCATGCAGTCCATGATCAGGGCCATGGAGACCCTGAAGATCCTATACAAGTATGAACAGAACAAG GCCAACGCACTGCTGATTCGGGAAGTGGATGTAGAAAAGGTCACAACCTTTGAGCAGCCATATGTAAGTGCAATTAAGACATTGTGGAATGACCCTGGAATTCAAGAATGTTATGACAGGAGACGAGAATATCAGCTCTCAGACTCAGCTAAGTA TTACCTAAGTGATGTGGATCGTATTGCAACCCCGGGATATCTACCAACCCAGCAGGATGTGCTACGGGTTAGAGTTCCTACAACCGGGATCATAGAATACCCCTTTGACCTAGAGAATATTATCTTCAG GATGGTGGATGTTGGGGGCCAAAGGTCAGAACGACGGAAGTGGATCCATTGCTTTGAAAATGTGACCTCCATCATGTTTTTAGTAGCCCTTAGTGAATATGACCAGGTTCTAGTGGAGTCGGATAATGAG AACCGAATGGAAGAGAGCAAAGCCCTCTTTCGGACCATTATCACTTACCCCTGGTTCCAGAATTCTTCTGTCATCCTCTTCCTCAACAAGAAAGATTTGTTGGAAGACAAGATCCTGTACTCCCACCTTGTTGACTATTTTCCAGAGTTTGATG GCCCACAGAGGGATGCCCAGGCAGCCCGCGAGTTCATCCTCAAGATGTTTGTGGATTTAAATCCAGACAGCGACAAAATCATCTACTCTCACTTCACGTGTGCCACAGACACAGAAAACATCCGTTTCGTCTTTGCTGCAGTCAAGGACACCATCCTACAGCTCAACCTGAAGGAGTACAACCTGGTCTGA